DNA sequence from the Epinephelus fuscoguttatus linkage group LG2, E.fuscoguttatus.final_Chr_v1 genome:
ACATGCACTCATAAGATGCTATTTCCACCATTGCATTAACCCATTCTTTCAACTCCGGGGCCTTTGTTGTCTTCCAGTGTCTTAGAATAACTTGACAGACGGTTATTAAACCcacaataacatcagaaaatgcACACTTggaggtccacacagtttgatacagtcagtgtcatacttgtgttcgGCCATGTCCTTGAGCtagtttttctgtctgtcaagtagctgtccgttagtcagtcactcactctacagcagaaactGACACTTCATGATAAAAGCTCTGCttgaaatttactgtacttaaaaataaagtgtgtttttcttacAAACTTGACAAGTCACTtacggtccattcagaatgtgCCTGCaatccaccagttgggaaccactgtatgcatttaaaatgtgtatacagctaataaataatgaatacacAGAGTTAAAACATTCTGTGCAAAAAGAAGCAGAACTCATTAAAAGTTACATGAACACATTTTAAGTTGATATCACTGCATACAGTCGGCTGAAGTTTGTCAAATCAGTAGAGAGAAACTGCAGTAAGACTAAAAAAGCACAAGTGGTAAAGTCAGACACAAAGACACCAGataattgtttttatatttttttatttctcaaatatatttatatttaatttggTGTGCTATAGGTCATCAAATTGGGAATTAACAGCTACAGTTCATTCCACCCTTTAAACTGCTGTATATATGTTGCATGTATGTCCTTGTTGTTGTAATGCACTTACAGGTGTTATAATCAAATTGTATAATAAGAACATTTGATATATAAGAAATTAAGTATTGATCTATTCATTATTATTCAATAGACAATAGATATATAACAGTACTTCCATTTAGAgattaaaacattaataaacaatCAGATTCTACAATACATTACAAACAAAGGCCTCTGTATTGAACTTTAAATATAAGTGAAAGAAGAGAATGTGCTTATTTTCAGCAATGTTCAcatgtaaacatttaaacacGTGCACTTGAAGCATAGGATCATTTTCTTAAAGAGCGATTTAAGCAGTCTGCAGGTGACAGATTGGCAAAGACAGTTCAGAAGTAAGACTCATCGATATTAACAAAGTGCTTCACTTTATAAAAGCATAAAGTATAAAATTGTGTTGTCAGAGACAAGAACCGACCACGATATCTTCTTTTATCATAGACCTGTAAACATGGCAGGTAGTGTAAACACATGTTTTACCATTCAGAAAACGATAAATCTACTGCTGAAGTACAGTTACTTTCCTACAAAGGTATAAACAAGTGATTactcattttgaaaacagacaataaactgtacacatttttgacaaccaagaaaacaattttttatatttgtactCTTAAAAATCGAGCACCGTGCTGCAATTAGACACCCATGATGAGttgaggaaaacaaaatgatatCACTCATTGACATAAGGCAACGAAACATGATTTCTAACATACTTTATGCAAAGTGTGTGATACGGTCAGTCTGTTGGATAATGTTTCTGTAAGCTACTGGCCCGGGAGATATTAGCGCGCACGTTTGTTTATTCCTCTTATACAAACTGTCAGTGTTGAACTTCAGTATGAGCGGGTACTGATAATCAAAGAAAATCATGTATTAAAGGAattgtgtgtaggatttagtggcatctagtggtgatgaTTGCAAATTGCAACTTGCTGAAATGTCTCCCTTGTGCCGAGCTTGAACTCCCATCTGAacttccttcagtgttcattgtttggGAGGTTTTTACATTGAGCTgaaatatccacagaggtctcttcctccctaaaacaaacagactgggtgatttaaaccagtaaaaaacactgaataacagTTTCACatcaaaaatcagtgtttttccaacactgtttggcatatcagagatgggctgctagcctagcacctcatatgtgctcaccttttttttcaggtgattttaaacTAGTGAAAACAAACTTATTATTCTATAGTCCATCTCTGCCACtatgtccccctaaatcttacacactggacctttaatgtagAGGTGCACCAATGACCATTATCTGCTAATTTCACAACTTTAAGTGAACAGTTTAAACAATAAATGGTTCATCGTGTTGAAGAAGTTGAttttacatgtacagtatattaatgTAATGCAATATGTACAATTATGCATAGTATTTCAGCACAATCTAACACTGCATGTAGTCGGATACAAACTACTGTATAATTAGTTTAGCCTGTTACTGGTCCTGGTATTGGTACATCGCTactaaaatgattaaatgatacaCTTTTCTAAGTGTAGTCGCTCAGACTTGAATATAACTTGTACATTTTCTGCTACCAGTGCTTCTGaggtgcatgtgtttgggattTGCATCAGTGATTCTAGTGTGATGGAATGAAAAATGTGTAATTATAATGTATAGAATTTAAATgatagaaaaaaatatcttcaCATCTGTTCTATTTAGGTTGAACTGCCAATTTATATTTAAGGTTTTGATGTTGATAACCTCTGGCACTTTGCTGCCTAAATCTTTTGGACAACATTTTCTTTGTAATATTGTTCCAGTTGGGCCAATGTCATGTTTACAGGAATTTCATGTTCACTTTACTTTAAGCGTTGAATTGTATGGGACAGGAAACGTGGTTGAGCGAGCTGtacttttttcatttaaatgtcaaGAGTTGATGCTATCCTTGTGTATAACATAACCTAGTGAGTATTCTGACCCATGGTCCACTCTTTCCAGCACTAACATGTGATGAAGGGACAAGTTAAGCAATTgccgaagaaaaaaaaaaaagcataactAAACTAATTACCCATCAACAACAATGTGAAGACAAAATCTCACAAGTACCTGATGTGAGAATCTGAGCATAAAGTTTATCCGAGGCAATGCAGCCCAAAtgaaactaatgttttttttaaggttaGATGTTTTTGTTATACAGTATACAGCTTTGCATTTTTGCTTTGTAAACTTTAGAACACGTCGAGTGATTAAATACCTCTGTCACTCCAGATTTAAAGTCCTTTCTCCATGTGTGCCTCAACAGAGGACCAAAGTGAGGGCTGTGTGACTGTCCTTCATCTGTCACACAGCTGGCAGGTTAACACCCGAATCTGACGCACGGCTTGTGTCTCTCATCAACTTCTTGACCACATCATGCAGTAATAATCAGTACAGCTCAGTTACAGCACAAGCTCTAATCAACCCCGTCGAAGCCTTGTGCATTCTCGATGGCGATGTGAAGTTTCTCCCTCAGCTCATCAAAAGACTCATACGGAGGCAGGTCCAGTCGATTGAAGCTTTACGAGGCGAAAGGGAAAAGACAAAGAggggaaataaaaaataaacatttgcaggaaccaATTTCAGCTGCTGTTGGGTCATTTGTAATTCTTAAGGAACAGACAAGCGATTCAGTACCTCCATAAAATCTGAGGGACTTTCCACAGATTAACAAGGGAATGGTCAAATGTGGTCCAGCAGAGGCAAAAATAACCTGACTTTAAGTCCCTGGTATGAGCCAAGCTCCAAAAACCCTGCATCCAACACTTCCTACAATGCAACTCAATCTCAACGTTTGCATTCTCTGTGACTAGAATATTTTCTTTGACGGGTAACATCAGTGGAGTtctctcttaaagggacagttcacctcaaaatcaaaggTACAAAATTCCTCTTAGCTGATGAGATATAtattagtttagtttgttttggtgtgagttggtgagtgttggagatattggctgtagagatgtctaccttctctcaAATAGAAATCATGACTTGATTACTCAAgacattgttgtgagcagtttcatgtaggaactattttctttttaccaaactacacccgccaaatATATCCctacgcagaaggaagcatgcatctactcactGACAAGAGGCTTGTGACAGCCTGAGATCTAagcattaatggtgtcctcgtAGGCTGAGCTGTaaggttagctagctcagtggtgctaggtgagctagcagtagatacacGCTTCCTTCTAcccagtgatacagttggcaggtgtagttgggtagaaagaaaatagttcttacatgaaactgctcacaacagagtctgtggattatcttcagtaaggGGTAATGGGTAATAActtctgtaaagagacactgatgttgagtttttccaaatgtattttttggtactttgagcGCCACAAGACAAGTGTTGTCTAGTTCTATTGTACTGGAGAGAAGGCTGACACCTCTATGGCTGATaactccaacactcagcaactgaTACCAAAATAATCTACACTGATAAATAGTACAAGTAAGAAGGAAAATATATGTAATTctgattttgtggtgaactgttcCTTCACATTCTGAGGCGTCTCACTGAGTTACATGACTGCATTCAGTTTTCAAGCTGCAGAGTGAGAGCTATGACTGTATCCAGCCACTAGAGGGCTTTGACCCACTACATGCCCTGTTACATATCATTTTGTAATAGtctctttttattatttattcattcattcattcattcattcatttactcaTTATCACAGCCGCACAAAAGCTCAGTGTAAGATGTGAAGAAGAAATCATAATGTACACTGTCGTGTGTCAATCAGGGCTTATGTACAACTGTAATGTAATGATGCCATATTATCATTCTGAGCCCAATAGGACACCCTTGTGGAGCCCCTAaagcccaaaaatatctttttagatcttgcaagaATGGATCTTGTGCACAGAAGATAGAAAACTGTCATATTCAGAGACACAGTCTGGTCATATTCTAGTAAAATGAGATTATTTGTCAGTGTTCCTCACAGCTGAACTCTGCCCTGTCTATAAACATCACTGCTAAACATAACCAACAAATTACTATCAAGGAGAGCAGAAAGCTATGTaagcaattttgttttttggcacaGCTTGCTTCAGCCTTTTTAAATGTCGGAAAAATTATTAACGAAAAAATCTGAGTAAAGTGCTCACCATGTGTGGGCTCGGGGGAGTTTATCACGTGTTCCCCACTGCTCGATGGTGAACAGCTGTGGTCCGTTAGACCCTGGAAAATAAAACCATCAAACATCAGGCAATGTACAACTTGATTTTAACTGGATTTAATTTAAATccatacttaaaaaaaagactcactTTCTAACAACAATGCAGTATGCAGTAATAAAAACTCATCTCTCACCGTAGAGTTCAGCAAAGCCATTCATTGGGACCCTCGATGTTCCTGTCACAAACTGTAGGAGCCTGATTCGCTTTTCTGCATCCATCAGCAGCACCGTCTGTAGCAACACAAAcagatacataaataaataccttAAACACAGCTCTTTGCACAAGGAGAAAAAGGTCCACAGCTCTGCATGATGGCTCCAGGCATGGAAAGTTGTCTTACTTTCCAAAACCACTGGATAACGACATGGTTGGCACAGTAGTTATTCTTGTACTTGGTGTTCTCTCTCCAGTCATTCACATCCACGTCTCCAAGACCACACATGAGCAGCTGTGGGGGACAAGAAAGCAGGTACACACACCGTTATTCATCTTTCTGGAATAAATCTGGTTCATTTCAGCACAGCGGGCGGACTGAAAACTCACCTCCAGCTCGTTCTCATCAAAGATCTTGATCAGATCCTGTGGTATCAACTCAAAGAACCCctgaaacacagaaatgtgACTTTAATTCTACTTTATACTGTTGAATGATGTTTACTATGTTACATaatatgtataaaataaagCATTACATCTTTGAAGGCAGTCATCTGCTTCTGTATCCTGTTCACAAACCTAAACTGCATCACCAGACTgtcaaacacaaaacagcagGTTAACATAAAACCAAAGTTTCAACACTTTAAAGAGgatgaaaagtgctttatgcTTACTGGATGTATTCCTTCTTGTTGTCATTGGTGATGACAATGTCTGAGCCACCCGGCTTCAGTTCATGCTGGTGAGTCttaagaggaagaaagagacacATCATGtaaattacacaaaaacatCTTATCACATAAGCAAGATTTAgaccctgatcacacagacagCATTCTGCAACCTGTGTGATCAGGGTCTTAGAGACAAAAGATGGCATGCTTGAACACACCTGTCCAAAAAGCTCCTCGTCAATGGTGAACCTCAGATCCAAGTCTGTTGGGTCGTTCTCCAAAATCCACATCAAGGAGTTGAAATATTCACTGTcctagaaacaaaaacaaacaaaattaaagtCTTCCAGATTGTAATTAAAAGATCCTGATGTGCTGAAATAAGGTGCTAAGTTAACAATGTGCAATGGAAAATGTGACACTCACAACAGACTCCATGTCCTGCAGAGTGATCGGCTTCTGCAGCATCATCTTGTAGAAGGGCCGAATGAAGAAAGCTTtggaggaaacaaacaaaaatgtcaggatcttaaaaagaaaatcactaAATTTGATATTCCCTCTGCTCTTTGATAATGTTAAAACAACCTTGAGACACTCAGGCAGGACTCACCATCGAGCAGTTTGCCGTGATACACAGCCATGCCTGCCACACGGCCGATGAACTTGAAGTAGGACAGGTGGTCCTCATTACATAAACCTGAGTTGGGGTTAATCTGCAGTGTGTAGTTGTCCCTGGAACACAAATCACAAAATAGGAACTAATTTACTTTACTAaagtaaataatttaaaattttattcaAATTGGTCTTTCTACATAAAAAGGGGCTGGAAGCACATCTACTCTTTCTCCTTCATTGAGGAATTTGCTTGCGGTGTAAGTTTCACTTCCAGTGCTGCTTGCTTTAGGTTGGCCAGTGAAAGAGAAGTGCACATCAAAATAGGTAGTGATAGTGTTAGAGGAAACATGGGCGAGATtcagccatacatgtttgagACTTAGTCAGACCCAAactcagatgaggagtctgttgtgcaccaaaatcaGCAACTAGAGAGCATATCAGAACAGTAAGCGTGATAGCATCTTTCTTATGTAGTTTGTTACCTTGTAGGttaactggcagtggctgacacagcTTTAAGTGGTTGCGAATCACACAATAATATCTGCTATGATGAAGTTTTTGGTAGATAGTAGAAGGAAGCTCCAGGGTTTACATCCAAAAACGGCACATTctgccatgtttgctgtcaaaactttctgTACTGTCAAGTCTGCTCTGTACTGGAGGTTTCAGTTTTTTTTGCAGGTGTACATTTGAGGGAAGTGCACAGACGTTGCTCCCTTCAGTAtacaaatgtgaaaacacctctccagtgacaaactttgcaaacTTACAAGTCAGTACAGctaaggtcagacattttagggcacataaacataagaaaaaacACATGGCAGGGGGActttaaatgtcaaatattttccTAAATCAGCTCTCCTGGTTCCTGCCCACAGATAATTACAGCTCCtgtatgtgtatttttatgttgCCACTATTATAAGAAATATAATCCTGTGACTGTATGGGAATTGGGAAAGTTTGTACTTTCACTGATGCTCATCCTAAATTGTCTAAACAGAACTAACTGCTTCATGCCCCTAACTCTTTTTCCATTTCAGTTTTCCAGACCACATTTTGTAGattttgacagtgacacaagACGAGCAATTTCAATCTTGTAGTATCCTGACACTGTGCAAACAAAAGTGCATCTTCCCAACAACAAAAACCACACACATAGAGCTgatgactgtataaaataagcAGTGATACATTATGTCAGAGGTCCTTAATGTTTTTCAGGCCAAACACCTCTTTGCTGTTGAACTAGAGATAATTCTCTCAATATTTTCTCTCGTTTGGACTTGTCTGTAGCTGCTAAGTCAGCAGCAATTTGAGCATGGCTAGGTGTGTTAGCCACCACCTCTGCACTTTTGGCAGTGGTCTCTGAGATAGACGGTGTGTCAGTCTCTTGCTTAAAAAAGTTACAGAACGATTCACTGTGGCTCACAAGAACGTCCGCAAGGTGTCACAAGGTGCTGAATGGTGATTTAGCATCAGCTAGCTCACATGATTGCACAATAATTCATGGCTAACAGTTCGACTATCATTAATATTGtgtaaactaaaataaatagtTTTTATGTAAAGGCCAGTTTGTCATTGCTAATTATATGTTAGATCCATGTTAATGTGTGatttcaaaaaggaaaaaaaacatttaaattaaagcttAACGCAAATAACCAAGAGGTGATTTGCTGCTCCCCCTGCAACAACTCTGAGGTCTCCCTAGGGGTTGTAGAGCTGCTGCTAAAGACCCTGACATTACGTGTATGTCTTTGAGTCCGTATTTTCATGTATTCCTTTAGAGTTTTCAAACCCAGAAGCAGAACATCTGTCATGGATGTCTTTCATTTACTGTTCCTTCATATAAGTCAGAACATCATTCCAGGTCCCTCAAAATGTAAACAGGCTGTGCAAGATGAGACTGTTCTGGATGTCTGTGCTTGTCTTAAGAGGACCTGTTATGCTCATTTTCGTGTTTGTACTTATATTtaaggtttctactagaacagaTTTACATACTTTAAtagtaaaaaaaaccaacaacttcattttcctcacactgtctgtgctgtgtgCTGTCTGAGATACTTCATTtcagtgcctgtctctttaagcccgcACCTGATAAAGCCCAGtatgctctgattggtcagtgtttacaggTCTTTTGTATCTCTGTGTCTCTACACGTCACTGCACCTTGGGGGATGGCTGTAACGGAGATTAGCagctttctactgtgaaaaatcaccaataaaagctgcTTTCCCTGATGTGAGCTTGTAGAtttatgtagcagtgtaggttatgtcatgtaaacacttgcagtagtaTGCCTGAAGCAGAAATCTGGCACACTATGATGTCATAATGCAGCCAGAGTAGTAAAAACAGTGTACAGCAAAACCTGAGGCTTTTGGTCAAAGGGATTAGTTCTACATATGTTAACATCATTGTTTGAAATTTttgccatgtttaatatgaacgtCCTTCATTGTAACACTATATATAAGACACAAAGTATGAAAAAGCACAATAGATAGCCTTTAAAACACCACAATGATGCATATGACCATTAGAAAAGATTTACAAAGAGATAGTGTTTGGACTCACGTGGCAGAGTACTCGAACAGTCCATAGTACGGGTTGAACATCTCCCTGGACATGAGGAAGAACCACTCCCTGGCCAAGCCACCGTAGTCCAGGCCTTTTTCTCCCTCAAACTCCACCCACAGTCGTGCCTTCAGCAGGTCTGCCCTCTTCACTGACAGGATGCGACGGTATGAGTCCTCCAGCACTGCATTTCTTCTCATCTTCATCTCGAAACGGTTAGGGATGTCAGCCTATGAAGAATGTAATGAGCTCATTAAGAAGAATGTTTATGATCACGTGCAGGGTGAATAAATACACCATATGTGAAGAATTGATAACAAAGGTATATGCAACACCAGTCTTTTTTAGCGTAGTTTTATCAAGGTAGAGGTCACAGCTGTAATGTAAGGACACTCACCGGTTTCTTCAGTTTCTTCCGGAAGTAGTCATACTTCTGTTTATAATCTCTGGAATAAGGCACTGcctaaaataaacaaagaacaaTGTTCAGTGATTATGAATCTATCTTAACTATGTGACCTACGCACAGTGGTCAGTAACACATACTTACAGGAAACCTGTAAGTTATAAATAGATAACTGTTTGCATTGTGTCCTAGTATGATGTCACTGAAGAATAATCTTTCAAATATAATCTATATATACTCACTGGTCCAGTTATGGCTGAGTTCTGTAGTCTGGGGTCATCCCATTGTGTGGTCCTGGTGTCTGTGAAATGTAATACATCAGAGGCCATTCATCAACCTATTCGTCATTCAGTCCGAGATGTATTTTTAGAATAAAAGGTCATACGTACTGTGATCTATGTAGAATATCCTCCCATCAGTGTGGACCCTCTCCTCCCAGCCAGGCTAGGATTAAGAAAATATCACAGTCTTTACTACAGCATCAGCTCTGATTAAATGTTACAACACAGAGCAGTTAATGCACCATATAGAGTTTTGCCTGAGATCTTGCTGATAAATGCCTTTCAACTAATTTGTTACTGATCACTGTAAGTGATGAACTTACCGGCAGAGGGCCAAGATCAGACGGGTCTAGTGAGGGTCTCCTCCTCATTTGCACAGGAATCTTGAGCCTGGGATCTTCCTgttcagaggaaaacaaacaggatGTGTTTCAgtcaaacaggaaacacaagaaATTGTGTTAGGAGATAATATTCACAAAGTTGTGCCCTTGACACACATTTAGAAAAAAGTTAACTTAGCACTTGAAACCCTTCCTTGTTGTTGTCTTGCTGGTATTTCTACTTCTATAAGCTTTCTTGGAGCCAGCCAGTAGTGCCCAATCATCACCACTTATAATTAGAGGTGAAGAATATCTCAAGTCTGCTGCTTTCTCACCCAGGTAGTAGTCTTTGTGTTGTGGTCTATGAAAAAGGGTCTTCCACTGGGAGCGCAGCGAACCTCCCAACCAGCCGGTAGGAACCCAGAGTCATGTGTGGCCTCTGGGCTCGGGGTATGCTGAGGAGACTCCTCGGGGGACATGGCTGGCAAGGGTGGAGTCAGGCTCTGGGGAACACCTGCACCCCtttgtgatgctgctgctgcaggtgctgcaggtgctggtgctgctggtgccGCTGGTGCTGAGGCCTCTGGGGTTTTCTGTCcaacaaaaaacattatatGAAGAGGTATGGTGTTAACACatagatgaataaataataataaatacatttcactTGTTTTTGATCTTGTTTCTTAACACTTGAATAGAAACGTGCCAGCCTACAGACAGCATctatttaaatttgaatttaaaaataaattgtccCAGTTTTAATCCTGTGTCCCTGTGTTAACTGGTGTTAACTGATCATTTATCTCTTGTTGTATGCCaaatatatgttaaaaaaaaacaacaaaaacaacaacaacaacaacaatcattaTCAGagtactttttaaattaaaatccaGGTCTTCTCTCTTTCTGCAAATCCAGGCAAGAGtttcaaatgtttgatgactcTTGCTGCACTCAGGAGCGTTTACTAAACTGGCCTTGCCCCCTCTTACACCACAGAACTCCTCTCCAATATCACACTGTGAGAGAAGTTAGACGGTCTGACCAGATTTCTGACGTCTGTCCCGAGATCCAGGACTAAGTGTTATGGGGACAGGGCCTTCGGTATTGCTGCCCAAAAACTCTGGAATTCTCCTCCTCCCACCATCCGATCCTGCCCCAGATTTTCAAGAGTCATCTTAAAACACACTTCTCACTAGTTGTTACTGTGTATAACATAATGTGATTGTCACTGTTGCTGTTACTGTCACAAAGTGTTGACATCATAAAAACAAGGATACAGATTTTGCTGGTTATAGGTGCAAAACTAAGGATTATTGCTACTATTATCActcaaatgtttgtgtttgttttcttccttttgtttttgtttttcactgtgtgaGCTACAGAGCACTTTGGAtcaactgtgtttgtgtgttaagtGCTATATAAAGaaagttgacttgacttgacaaaagtTCATCCAATCGAATGAGACTTTGGGCGACTAGATAGCTACACACAAAGTATTCTGCCATCTTTGGGTCACAGTAGCTGACAGAGCAACATGGAGGGAGATAGGAAGAGATGTGTGCTTGGGTACCAGTGGGCAAAACtttggttttcattttaaaaaaatgtgactaCGGTCTAATTCATTCATCTCTCCCTTGTCCTCCTCTGAATATAACGCAGAGGGAGGTGTGAGTGTAGCCATCAGACCGCTTAGCAGGGTTGTAGCTTCATATTGTGCTAAACTCTATGCCTACTCTTTAGCAGTCCAATCAAATGTGAAGAATTTGATT
Encoded proteins:
- the nedd4a gene encoding E3 ubiquitin-protein ligase NEDD4a isoform X3, whose amino-acid sequence is MAALSPQIRGLQTDEDDSRILKVKVVAGIGLAKKDILGASDPYTRLSLYDPVNGEITSLQTKTIKKTLDPKWNEEFFFRVNPRKHRLLLEVFDENRLTRDDFLGQVDVPLNQIPTENPNTERPYTFKDFLLHPRSHKSRVKGHLRLKMTYLPKNTGSEEETAEQTEDMDPSWEFLEAQDMSGPRQSQLLPALPPGWEERQDNLGRTYFVNHECRTTQWQRPTLQDGDVEIQRQNNNMDAEHAFITRRQISDPVENTTRESPESWEIITEDESTLYHSNNQVTSPPPPHSAAESHPFRDELRNTVSGATAGELRTSQTDHASNSSHSSLRGSAQTSSGEEHPANPVLLPTSAGLPAGWEEKRDTKGRRYYVNHNTRTTSWTRPLVQKTPEASAPAAPAAPAPAAPAAAASQRGAGVPQSLTPPLPAMSPEESPQHTPSPEATHDSGFLPAGWEVRCAPSGRPFFIDHNTKTTTWEDPRLKIPVQMRRRPSLDPSDLGPLPPGWEERVHTDGRIFYIDHNTRTTQWDDPRLQNSAITGPAVPYSRDYKQKYDYFRKKLKKPADIPNRFEMKMRRNAVLEDSYRRILSVKRADLLKARLWVEFEGEKGLDYGGLAREWFFLMSREMFNPYYGLFEYSATDNYTLQINPNSGLCNEDHLSYFKFIGRVAGMAVYHGKLLDAFFIRPFYKMMLQKPITLQDMESVDSEYFNSLMWILENDPTDLDLRFTIDEELFGQTHQHELKPGGSDIVITNDNKKEYIHLVMQFRFVNRIQKQMTAFKDGFFELIPQDLIKIFDENELELLMCGLGDVDVNDWRENTKYKNNYCANHVVIQWFWKTVLLMDAEKRIRLLQFVTGTSRVPMNGFAELYGSNGPQLFTIEQWGTRDKLPRAHTCFNRLDLPPYESFDELREKLHIAIENAQGFDGVD